The stretch of DNA gaatgttaatttaatttttgctctaatttaatttattttaaattgcaataattattatttctgttttataacTTTTCTCTTGGATGCCTGAGCTTCACCGTGCAGAGATGCAGGCAGAAAGCTCAAAATCTTCCGCTCAAAGTTTCTCTGAGCTCACACATAATCCGACTTTAAGTTGTGAAGCCGTGAGCAGCATTTATGTCACAGCTGGTCTCCAAAATCATTCCTGGTCCAACAGGCAACTTAAACTGGGTTAATGTGTCGTGGAAGCCTTAAGACAGCTTTCTCAAGCACTTGAGATGTTTGAGGCAGAAACTTTACGTGGCATTTTTGATATCGAGGAGAACGAGTTCGAATGTTGTGTTCTAACAGAAAGTATTTATGCTGAGTCATAACTTCAGCTCATCTACTCAGATAAGACTCACGCAGCTCATGCTCCTGATAGCGAAGACACTGCTGACTCAGGTTAAGAGCTAACTGGGAGAGACCTGCTGGAAAAGGCAAGAAATCCTTCACATGACCTGGAACCCTGAAGGCTTCAAATAATGTGAGCGGCAGGGGTCATCGTAAGCATTTCTGACCAGACCACCAAAATAGTTCTGGCACAACCCACCAAGCACCACACATCCGCGGGATTAAGAAAGACGTCTTTTTATGACTAAATCTGGTTGAAAAGTAAAAGGCAAAAAGAAGTCTTGTCAGAAAGCTGAaaatattcctttaaaaaaaaaaaaaaacgcagcaGACTAAGAAGTAAATGCCAGAGCAGATTATTTTTTCATGAGTTTCTGAGTTTTTAATTGCTTAATCAATGAAATTAATCTTTCTCTAGATCTTTCCCTGACCTGAAAACTTTTTAACCATATCTCGACTTTGTTTGGCAAAGTCAGCAAGTTGTTGCTGTTTGGGATGAGCTGCGTGAACTCAAATGCatgaatgtgtaaatgtgtaagAGTAAGATTAACATGCAGCCACTTGAAAGGTGTGCCTGAGCCTGAACTCAAGACTTTAATGTTGACTTTCGtgtcatgttttaattttttttaaagaagtttttGTTGAGTGTGAAATTATTGTTTAAAGCAGAGTATTTTTATTGTATCTTCACTTATGTGTTTGGGGACTGATGAGCACCAGCCCTTATGATCTCAAAGGACACATGGATATAATATAAtcattaattcattattatctgGTcgctctaaaagctccctgaaaagccaaaatcctgcagcgagagtcctgacagggactagaaagacagagactatttctcccatattagcttctcttctttggctccctgttaaatccagaaaaaTCTTATATAAACAggccccatcatatcttaaagacctcattgtACCTTATTATCCTAATAGAGCTCTTGGCTTGTGGTTCctggggtatttaaaagtacaatgggaggcagagccttctgctttctgtagaaccagctcccaatagGCCTGcaacaggcctaggctgctgggggcctcccatgatgcactgagtgtttcttttttattcacctcttttcactctttgtgtttatacaccactctgcatttaatcattagttattaatctctggctctcttacaCAGTGCGTCTTTTGGccagtctctctcccctcagccccaacctgtCGCTGCAgacggctgcccctccctgagcctggttctgctgaaggtttcttcctgttaaaaatgagttttccttcccactgtcaccaagcgcttgttcatagggggtcgtttctgtctgattgttgggggtttttctgtgttattgtagggtcttatgATGTAATGtaaagctccttgaggtgactgttgtgaactGGTGCTTTACAAATGAATTGACTATATGAAATAGATGTTTGGATGGATAATAGACTCTTTAACTCAACCCAACTCTATTTacattttgtagcattttaCACACAACACAGTTGATCCAGACAGATTTACAGTAAACAGAAGGAAATAAACTGAGCGTGTCTGAACTGTCATCTGTAGCATAAAGTTGATAATTAGACAAAACTAAATTTTTAACAAACTAAGAGATGAACATGGAAAGCATTgttattatacagtactataaTCTCCTGattattttttgtgttgttaaaCCTTGTGACGTTCACTTTTTCTACTTTCTTTTGATGCTTGTTTCATGATGTTGATGTTAAATTTCAGCTGAGGACATGGTTGAAGAGAAAGTGGTGATCCagaccacacacactcacagagcaCACGCCACACCCTCAGTCTTCCTCCAGAATCACAATAATGAGCCTGTTTCCAGCACTTACTTTGATGAGCGGGTCCCCATCCCCGAGGAGGACAGTGAGGTAAATCAGACCTGGATTATATGTGAAAACCTGTGTTAATCTTGACTGCAAACCCGGATTTGGTGTTATTACTGGTGCAACCTGTGTTTTCCCGCTCCTGTAGAGGTGGATAAATCTCCGTAAGCTCTGGGCCTTCACTGGGCCGGGGTTTCTGATGAGCATAGCCTACCTGGATCCAGGTAACATCGAGTCTGACCTGCAGTCGGGTGCCAAAGCTGGCTTCAAGGTAACTGAGATCATGCTTGGTTTCTGTTCTGGTCAAAGAAGGTCGGACtgagattattttttattagcaATGAATCATTTGTcattaaataattttcaaaGGAGATGTTCCAAGTTTCTAATTTTGTATAAGTTTAATGgcccaaaatatttaatttacattAAATCAGGGCCAAGAAATGCAACATAATCTCAATAAGCAAGatattttcatttagttttcaaAAACCAGAGaccagctgctgcagttttgaaATCAGAGATGTTTTCTTGTTATTGTTTGATATGAGATTTTAACAGTTTCTGGCCTTGGTCCCAACCAGCTGCCAAGTATGatttacactgctggaattgtAGCTAATGTGCTATAACATGCAGTAGATTTAAAAAGTTAATCACTGTGTTTGCAGGCTGTTTATCACCAAGGACATTCAGTCAATAAAATTCATTTCATACTCATCTGGCAACTAAACCAGAGTGATTTTCACATCTTCATCATCAGGCTTTGTGACAGAGTGAGACCTgaggtttttcattttttaaacacattaagTTTAAAGTTTCTGAGCTCTAACACGCAGCTGTCgtgttagaaataaacagcagcttaATATTTCAGCTCGTGTATTCACAAGATTTTCTGCAGCGTTACTTCCAGACTTATTTGCAGCACCAGTGGCGTGCTTGATTTTTAATAGTATTCATAAATCTTTATCACTACCTCTGATAATATCTCTGACCGACATAGGTGGCACTCAGTGAATAGATTTTGTGCAGAAGAAGAGTTAAATGACGTGCGAGGCGCCCCTTTTTTATGTGAGCGTGCACAGTGACGCTGTCTTTGTgtggggttttaggttttgctaacacaaagaaagtctggctatgttgaacttgctttgCTGCAGACCCTTCTGGACTGTCAGCAGGCCGGTTTAGCACTCAGGCTCAGACTGTGGAGCAATGCTGTTGGAAAATGTGCAGAATGTGGCTTGACATTGTCTTGCTGGAACTTTCACCCAGAACTTCTCTAAACAACAGTGTCAGTAATGGCTCCTGAAGGACAGGTTGGGCCCACTCTACCTGAACTGGCAGGAAATTCATGTTCCACAATACTACAGGTCAAAATTTAACAAAAGTGTTCTTTGCCCTTAAACAGGTGGAAACATGCCTGAACTCAAGAGTCACATCATTTAAACTGAGTGAACATTTACAGGCACTGGTGTAAGAGTGGGCTGAGCCCCGAGCATTAATCCTGACCGTCAGTCCAGAGGTATGCAGGCCTCCTCAGGTTTTTGACCTGCAGCCAATCACTGCAACAAGGCTGCAACACAttcacagaaaaacaataaGCCTCACAGTGGCTCAGTAGATGAGGCTAGTTTATGTGTTTAGCACGTTTCAACAAAGACTATGTAAAGTTTGCTGCAGCAGATCTGCAGCTCTCTGGGAGTTTGTTCCAGGTATGTGGAGGGAAAAACCTCAAACCTGcttcttctgtgtttagttttaactCTGGAGACTGAAAGCAGACCTGCACCCAGTAACCTCAGGGGTCAAAACGCAGCAGCGGATCAGAAATGCTGGTTTATAAACCAGCATCAGCAGTATGCTGGATTCAAACAGTGAATTAACAATGTGCTAACAAGAAGTAATTTAATTAGTTTAATTCATCTAAAGCAATCAAAATACACTCAAACACCAACAGATTATATTCTGAGTCATAAGGAAATAAATATTATATCCAAAAAGATGAAGCAACTTCTTCCTAATAGGGGAGGCAAAGAGAATGCGATATAAAAATAGAACTCCACTTCCTGTATCGTTTTAGGTTTTCCACCAAAGAAAGAAGGTTTTTATCAAAGGCGGAGGTATGCTACAAAAGGGGAGGTAGATGCAGATGgtaaagcagcagcacaggaccTTATCAGGTTAATGTGACCACAAAATAACAGTTTCTTTTCACTGAAAAACCACTCACACAATTACTGAAAAGTAGACAAGGCTCTTAAGGTGCAAAGGTTTCAGTTTATTATATGTGCAAATATGTTTCTGTCAGAAGGCCatcttaagataagataaatgaGGTCAAGCTGACCTAAGAtgcactttatttatcccaaatgTTGGAAACTTCCTTAGTTATAGCAGCTAAAGCATTAGCAGTAATTACTTTACAAAGTTTGTAGCACactaaaaatcagataagggcaGTGTAACAGatatttactttgattacacattATGTAGGCTCTATAAATAACTATATCTATAAATAACACGAatagcttattatataatattatagtACGGTATATTTCTAACTAGCCAGGTCATTCTTTTTCTCTTGACAATACTGGGGTCAGCTTGGAAGAAAGGCagatttgaaatgtaaatgtgaggtcagaggtcaaatgtgatgtgatatttggatgcaaactataatgtgatatttagaatccccatatgcCAGTATCacttcctaaatgttgccagtaCAAAAAAAGGCAACAGAATTTTTAGCATTGTTTTTAAaggtaaaagacattttatgaaagtttgaccttatttgaccttgaagaaaaggtcagaggtccaaagtaacatcaatccatccattctcttccgttTATCCtgttcgggggggggggctatcccagctgtcatagggcaaaaggcagggtagACCCAAGACAGGTCGCCAATTATTATCAGTTTGACCTTCAGCTCAAtatattgaccttgaaggagaggccAGAGGTCAAATGTACATATTTTACTATCTatatcagggctcttcaactccaggcctcaagagcccctgtcctgcaggttttagatgtgtccctgatccaacacacctgaatcaaatggctgaattacctcctcagtatgcagtcaagttctccagagtcctgctaatgacttctatatttgactcaggtgtgttgaagcagagacacatctaaaacctgcaggacaggggctctcgaggcctggagttgaagagccctgatctatatgttgacaatacacaccacacttattAGAATCGTAGTTTTATAAGTTAGAAGGCTTTTTGccaatttttgaccaataaatcatgacaCTGACCTTGAAgcccttggtggatgtaagccagaTTTTAATGTTAGTTTTAATGGTTAGCATGAACCCACTCTGCACCCCTGCATTAGAATTTATTCAAAACATATAGAATGAAAAGCATGCACAGACACTACCAAAACATGTCTGCTTTGGTGGACGCAATAATAGCTTAATAACACAGAatagctccaaaaaaaaaaaaagaaaaatagaattATTCAAGTAGACGAGAGCTTACTTACTTAGcatacactttaaaaaaagaaagtagcTCGATgtggttttgatttttgttaatGTCCTCTTCACTGTTGGTAGCACGAGACGGTAACCTTGTCTAGCTCTCTGCGTGTAATGGCCCCGTCTCCTGACACTCTTGAGACTATGCTGGGAAACACAGCGAGCCTTCCTGTGATGGTGCATGTGCCGTCCTGAAGAAGCTAGACTACCTCTGCAACCTGAATGGGCTACAGGTagcatctcatgctaccagcagtgtcAAAGACattaacaaaaagcaaaactagagaaaaataaGTCAGGAGGGACAAGGAGAGAGCTATGGTCTGTGGCCACCACCTGTAAAAACATTCCCTTTTTGAGGGTTGGCTTGTTGCTGcctctccagtgcacctgtCATCACTTtgatttgcaccaaagcaggtaAAATGGATTCACAGTGGTTTATGCTTCCTAACTGAAGTTCAACTGACTTGGTGTTGAGCTGTGACGCTCGAGCGTTCCCttcattttttgagcagtataaaAGGGCTCAATGAAATACAGTGGAGCTATAAAGTGAAATAGCtcaataaaacacaataaaaccaaaaataaagtaGCATAAAAATGGCTAACTAAATTTAGTAGAAAGCCAGATATACCCATATCCTGTTTGGGGGTTAAGAGTTGGAATCGTATTTGTGAAGGTTAAATCAGAGGTAAGAGTCTGGGGAATAAACTAATGTCAGTGAAGTCACAAAGACAGCCGAACAAATGTGGTTGTGCATGTATGTACGCAGGCAGGCATCGTTGTAGGGCAAAACTCTGAGACCAAAGAAAGACTTTTAGACAGACGATAAGAACCAGTCATTTAAATGACCTCAAATTGAGCACTACACATACTCCAGCAGCACACTCTAACAGACAAAAAGGCATGCAGCTACTTCTTTATTTGCTGGTAGTGAGGTTACATGTTTTGAGCCACTTCctggtttcagtttgttttttagatCTCAGTGCAACTTTGCCATCATGTGTAAATCCTAACACAAACTTGaatttctcttctcttcctttaCCTCTGATAGCAGTGTTGTGCTTTGACTTTGTTTGAGCTCGTAAACTCTGATTAACTGATCAGCTCTCATCCTTTCAGCTCCTCTGGGTGCTGCTGGGTGCCACCATCATCGGCCTGCTGCTGCAGCGGCTGGCGGCTCGGCTGGGCGTGGTCACCGGGATGCACCTGGCTGAAGTCTGCAACCGCCAGTACCAcactgtgagttttttttttttttgttttttttttgctggaaaCCTACAGTGtctgcttctgcttcctctgttCTCACAACAGTTATAAAACACATGCAGGATGAAGCCTGACTGAGAGGCTGTAAGCAGAAGCAGTCTTAGTTTACTGAAACTGCCTCCTTGCATTACAAGCATTGCTGTTACAGTAGCTGTAATCCTTGGATTATGTGCCTCAAAACATTAAATCAAACCAGCGTGAGCCGGTGACAGTTACAAAACAGTGACTGCTTGAATTATTCATGtggatatatttttaaatccagCTTATAATATTTGCATCCCTAAAACATGAAGAGAGAAAACAACTGTTACAAATGTCGCtctgtttgctcttttttttgtcctttcgGGCTACACTGCCCACTGTAGGAAGCATTATATAAGCTGCAGGAGGGAAACACATGCAGAGAGCTACATGAATGGACCAGCTTCTTAGTAACTTCACAGTAAATTACTGTGTACACAAATGTATTGGATCTGTTATGTTTCTAATGTCAGTACCAATACGTATTCcaccatttattttatttaacctttaattAACATGATGGGAAACTCTTGAGAACAAGAATCTCTTTTGCAAGAGTGTCCCCAGCCCCAGATAGGCAGTGTTAACCTAGCAGGTCCCAGAGAAAACCCTTCTGCAAGCACAGGGAGTGCATTCACACAGATACTGCACCCTCCTGCTGTGAAGCAACAGCCGCATTGTTGCCATAGTTTAGTTTTGCAGTATTGAATTGTTGCAACCAGGGGCGCAGTcgctccctgctggccattagaaagaatacaGGTTTAAGGCACGTGGTGGGGCTTTGTTTATGAGTGTTTGTGCTTTTCATTGTGCATAATCTGTCCTCCCATGGTCCGGATAATCATTACCCATCGTGGAGTGAGGACAGCGGAGGCTTCTAGGGCAGCTTACAGTAAGGAAACGCAGGAGAGATCTTTCTCATTCGGCAGCTTCAGATCCTCTGTCCTCTCTTCTTCACGTCTCTCTCACATTTTTGCTGAGGagcaaagaagaagagacaTGCTTATTTGTCCACGTGCAGAGTGTTGAGACACTCGCGTTGTCCTGATGAGGGAGATGGCAATGAGTAACTGAAACAGCAGAGGGCGAAATGTCCTGACTTTTATTGCCAGGAAATTGCTGGATCCTAAAACGCCAGTAAAAACAGCACCATTCATACTGTTTAGTGCTTTACAGGTGACGGACAAGCCGATAAGACAGTTGAGTTCCCAAACAGTGTGAGACCAATATACACATAAATGAAAAGTAATAGTTGTAGCATAGAGTAGAAATATCCAACAAAAGGTGTCCAGTGTGTTGCATAAACTGAACTTTATGTCAGCTGAGACCTCCATGAATGTCACCTGACTCTGACAGGTGCCGCGCATCATCCTGTGGTTGATGGTGGAGCTGGCGATCATCGGCTCAGACATGCAGGAGGTCATCGGCTGCGCCATCGCTTTCAACCTCCTCTCCTCTGGCAGGTGGTGTAAACAGACTAAGCATCCGTTTAATGGCCACTGGGACTCAGTCGCAGTTTGATAAGTGCCATAAAATCACTTGATTACTTCCTTGACGATGATTATTTCCGCTGTTTGTGTTTATCCACAGGATCCCCTTATGGGGGGGTGTCCTTATCACCATCACTGACACGTTTGTCTTCCTCTTCTTGGACAAGTATGGTAGGTTGTAAAAACCATTTTCAAGCAAAGCATTGGCTCATCAGCAATAAATGAAGCACACtcatttctttctctgcagGCCTGAGAAAGCTGGAGGCCTTTTTTGGTTTCCTCATTTCCATCATGGCCATCACATTTGGATATGAGGTACGAACCTTTGCACATGATTATCTGGAAATTAGATTTTTCTGACTGTCAGTTTGTTTTAACAGCTCAAACTTGGCATTGGCAGTCTTCAGTCAGTCACATGTATGTCAGTGGAAAACAAGTATgctgaatatttttaatgctccCTGGAAGTCCCTGGATCCCAGAAGGATGTCTGGATCCGGACtggtgtgtgatttttttttttttttttttttttttaaagaatatgaAGACAATGGGCCTCATTCAATAATGTGTGCAAAAATGTTCTtacttggttttgtttttaccaCCATGCATATGTCAGTGAATCAGACTCATTCTAAGTCCATGGGCTCCTACTCACTGCATGCAATCTGCATACTTCCACACCCCCATTTCTttctatatataaatacatttacactGAGGTGAAGCAGAGAAAGCAGTGACAGTGCTGTAAGAGAGAAGCCTGCACAGCTAaggcaaaaaaacaggagaaagtCCCACAGAGGAAACTGAAACAACAGTGTCTGAGGAGGAAACTGGGAAAGGTGCAGCTCTTCAAAGAGTTTCCATGGGAGTGacaatggctaaaaaaaaaaagcgaggtTCGGGATGAAGTAATGGAGGTGAATGTTGTTAAGAATTGTTAAGAATCCTTCCAAAAAAAATGCCCCAAATCAATTCCAAAGGTTAGCTAAGGTTATAATAAAACTGCAGGTCTATGTTTGtggtttggtgtttggtggtgagTTAGCAGACACGTATTTGAACCTATTCTGGGCTGCTTATCGAGCTTACAGCTCAATTATGGCAGTGGCAAACAGGGCTGTGCAATTTTTAATTGAAATTGCAATTTTTACCAGTCACACTGCACTCACCTCTGGTTGCGAGCTCCGGGTAGTGACTAAAAGAACAAGATTGTGGATAGAAGtaggcagaaatgagctttctccaaaGGGTAGCTGGCCTCTCTTTTAGAGAGAGAGgttcagtcattcaggagggactCAGAATAGAGCTgttactcctccacattgaaaggagccagctgaggtggtttgggtgtGGATGTGGTATCCAGGCATTTCCTACCTGtaggaggccctggggtaggCCCAGGACATGCTGCAGAGATTACTGGCCTGGGAACGCGTCAGTGTTCCCCCGGATGAGCTGCAGAGACGGAGGTCTGGGattctctgctgaggctgctgcacacATGACGCGGCCCTGAACAAGCTGCAAAAaattaatggatggatgaaattttgtttttcaccagttattaaaacaagaaaatcgagatattgaccaaaataactGTGACATTTCCCACTAGCCCATGTCAGAAATGTGTACACCAGACATGGCCCAAATATCACAACATGCCTGACACTTTGATAAgaacatggaaaaaaacaagtgaacAAAGGCAATAATCACATAGAGAAGATAGAGGAAGGCAAAGACAACAAGAATCTAGGAACCTTCACAAAAAAGGAACCAAAATCAAATACAAAAAACTGTGACCATGACACATGAGCTTCACTCAAATCCACAAATGCCACATTGGCATTAGTTGGTCACATTATCAAGACTTTTCCTCTAAGCACCTCTTAGCACTATAAATGTATGTCGAGTCAGTCTGAAATCTGAGCACGTGGTGCAAAATCACCAAGTGTCTCTGGTTACTTCAGGTTCGTCCTAATTTACATCTTCTAAATGTTTAGCCATGCATCTGAAGTCTCTCTCTGCTCCCTCTCAGTATGTGACAGTGGGTCCGGACCAAGGCCAGCTGCTGAAGGGAATGTTTGTGCCGTACTGCGAGGGCTGCGGACCCGTCCAGCTGGGTCAGGCCGTCGGCATCGTGGGTGCCGTCATAATGCCTCACAACATTTACCTCCATTCCGCTCTGGTCAAGGTCAGACTGTAATGAAATCCCTGCTTAATCAGCTGTATGCAACTTGTGTCATCTCATCAGTGCGTTTCCAAATGTTCCCTCAGTCTCGAGAAGTGGATCggtcaaacaaaaaagaagtaaaagagGCCAACAAATACTTcttcattgagtcaaccatcgCACTGTTTGTCTCCTTCCTCATCAATGTGTTTGTAGTGGCTGTCTTT from Archocentrus centrarchus isolate MPI-CPG fArcCen1 chromosome 7, fArcCen1, whole genome shotgun sequence encodes:
- the LOC115782949 gene encoding natural resistance-associated macrophage protein 2-like, which gives rise to MFSFLRSDRNPPPEDIHISSLPPSIPTDPEPDQQTGGQAEDMVEEKVVIQTTHTHRAHATPSVFLQNHNNEPVSSTYFDERVPIPEEDSERWINLRKLWAFTGPGFLMSIAYLDPGNIESDLQSGAKAGFKLLWVLLGATIIGLLLQRLAARLGVVTGMHLAEVCNRQYHTVPRIILWLMVELAIIGSDMQEVIGCAIAFNLLSSGRIPLWGGVLITITDTFVFLFLDKYGLRKLEAFFGFLISIMAITFGYEYVTVGPDQGQLLKGMFVPYCEGCGPVQLGQAVGIVGAVIMPHNIYLHSALVKSREVDRSNKKEVKEANKYFFIESTIALFVSFLINVFVVAVFAEAFYQRTNEEVFNICNQTGSPHSDLFPSNNETLKVDIYKGGVVLGCSFGPAALYIWAVGILAAGQSSTMTGTYSGQFVMEGFLNLRWSRFARVLLTRLLAITPTLLVAIFQDVQHLTGMNDFLNVLQSMQLPFALIPILTFTSLPSLMNEFANGLAFKIGGGLVILIVCAINTYFVVVYVSTLGSVWLYVLAAFLSIAYLAFVGYLVWLCLIALGVSWLDPSARRGNDTTILIERQPEFDS